The sequence ATGGGGGGATTGTGGGAGGCGATAATGCAAGTATAACCTCAGGGGGGGGGCTGAATGCCTTTTTCATAGAAAGTGCAAAGGTGTATGCAAAGGGGGATATTCATATACGCGATGATATTCGTAACAGCAGTGTCTCATCCGGGGGCGCTATAGACGCAACATCTGGAAAGGGGCGGATAATAGGAGGCACTGTTACAGCGCTCAAGTATATAAAGGCAAATGAAACAGGTTCCCCGGCAGGGGTGAAGACAAATATTATTATTGGTGTTAATGCTGAACAGGCAGAAAGAAAAGAAAAGATCATGCAGCGCCTTGAGGAATTCAGGCACCAGAAGGCAAAGATAGATATCATTCTCGTAAGGTTCAAGAATAAAAATTGCAATGCAGAAATCCCTAAAGAGATGAGGTTTAAGCTTGATAAGCTTGTCAAGCAGAGGCGCAGTATTGTTCAGATGGAGGCCAAGCTTAACGAATATATGGTGGAGCTTCATAAGAAAGAGATTGATGAAGCGGGTCATCCGCCATCCCTTACTATCAACAGGATGGTATTTGCAGGCACGAGAGTTACTATAAAAGGCTCTTTTATGGATGTGGAAACCGACATGCCCGGAAAAACAAGGTTTTTTCTTGATCGCAGGAATCAGGTAACCTTTAATAATAATTAATCCTGATAAGGAGGATAAGGATGGATGTAAAATCTATAAAAGTAGCCGACCTGATGAACAGGGAGGTAATGATAATTGATAAAAACTCGAGCATCATATCCGCTGCAAAACAGATGATGGCAAAACATGTCTCAAGTTTAATTATTATGCCCGATGACCCTCATGACTCCTTCGGGATAATAACAAGAAAGGATGTGGTAGAAAGCTTTATCAATTCCGGAGCAATAGAAAAATCAATTCTGGTTAAGGCGGTAATGTCAAAGCCATGTATATGTGTGCATCCTGAACTCTCTGTTTATAACTGTTTTCAGATGATGCTGATGGTTGGCGTAAGGAGGATGCCTGTTACAGAAGGGAGCAAACTGGTGGGGATAATCAGCAATACTGATATTCTTGAAAACATTGTAAGGGGCGTTTAGATATCTTTCTCTCACCTCTGTTTACTGTTTATATTCCTATGCTGTTAGGTTAGGGTACTACTATTATAATTTGTCTCTGTTTTTTTCTCTAACAGCCCCAAAAAAAAGCTGTATTCCCGATCTGTTCGTAAATGACGGCGGTGTTGTCCCTATTCAAACTCCTCTATCGGGTAAAAGAGAAATCAATCATGCATGGCTGTTCAGGGTTATCGAAAGAAGCCTCTTCTCAGGTTTTACACCGGTATTTATTAGAATTTTTAAAAATAATCTTAAGGTAATTAATTTTTTTGCCGATAAGAGTGTAACTGTTTAGATAACAGAATAAAAGGTGCAATGTAGGAGTCAAATAATTAGAAGCTCAAAAATTACCAGGCTTGAATAAAATCAACTATTCGCCGCTACTTGCATAGGGGTTTTTTAAGAGACATAAGGAGATAAAAAGGAAATTGATTGGGGACGAATTAGTATTTTGATTTATAAGATATGAAAAATATTTGCATTGAAATTTTAAAATATATTTGTTTTACCGGTTTTAGATTTTGCTGTTGTTCATGAGCTGTATTTTAGGGAAGGTCACACCCTTTCTTAAGTTGTTTTTCTGTTGTTTTTCTTCTGGTTATACCCGGTTTTTGTCAAATTAAGAATCGATATAAAAATAAATGAGTTTGTCAGATAAACGTGATTTGTATCGCGATATTATTTCTCTGGCCTAATTCAAAGAAAACCATTCGTGCCTCATTCATAAAGGTCATTCGTATTCTGTGACCTCTCATTTCTGATTGTTTCCTTGATGTGACCTGGTAAAAACAGGGTTAATTTTTAGCGAATGAAGAACAACAAAGCTGTCTTTTTTGCAGCCAAAATGGAGGATGATGAAAATGAGAGATCATAGCAAGTTAAGATTTAGTATCATGATTGGTTTTTTACTTGTATTTCTTGCTTTATGTGAAACCAGTGTGCTGGCTTCAGATACAATTATTGTGGGAAACAAAAACCTTTCAGTAAGCACTCTATCAAAGGAAACAATTCAGAAAATCTTTCTTGGGGAGCAAACAACATGGGAAGATGGAAGCAAGATTAAATTTGCCTATTTACAGGTTGACCCTACCGACAAGATATTTCTCAGGGAATACATGTATTACACAAACATCAGATATATACGCCACTGGCGAAGCCAGGTTTTTTCCGGGAAGGGAGAAATGCCGCCCATGCTTCAGTCTGATGCAGAGATGTTGAAATTTATCCAGGATAACAATGGCTCTATAGGTTTTGTAACAGGCGGTGCAGATACTGGTTCAGTCAAGACTTTGACTGTTAAATAGAAGAACTGAATTAATAACATATTATTCCTGACTAAAATAAATTGGAGGATATCATGAAAATAAAACACACTATATCATTATTACTTATCTTAATATTATCAGGTTTTACCTGTGCGGGCGCGGCAGAACTTGGGGGCATAGACATTCATGGTTTTATATCGCAGGGGTATATTACCACTTCAGACAACAATTTTATGGGGAACACCTCAGATGGCACCTTTGAATTTAACGAGATTGGTATAAACTTCGGCAAGCAACTCACAGAAAATATGCGTGTTGGCGTACAGCTCTTCTCTAGAGACCTTGGAAACTATGGCAATAACGAAATTACAGTGGACTGGGCTTATGGGGATTACCGCTGGAAAGACTGGCTTGGACTTAGGGTCGGCAAGATCAAGACACCCCATGGTCTTTATAATGAGACCCGTGATGTGGATATGCTGCGAAACTGGATTTTTTTACCACAGAGTGTATACCCGGAGATTGAGCGTGATGCGGCTCTTTCATTGATGGGTTTTGGTATATACGGCAACGCTGATCTGGGCATGTTCGGAGGGCTCTCTTACCAGGCCCTTGCCGGGACTCAGAATATAGATGCCAATGAGTCTCTTGCACAGTCTTTGATGGGTATTAATACATTTGATCCTTATATGAGGAACCAGGACATCAACGTCGATAAAAAATATGCCGTGAGCCTTACATGGAAAACACCTCTAAAAGGCCTGCGGATAGGCGGCTCTGCACAGGTTGCCAAAATGGATCTCGTATCCTATGGCGCATACCCAGCAGGGGCAGGGATTTTCAGCTACATGTTTATGGCAATGGATCCTGAAACCGGTATTCCTGTGTTTGATTCTGAAACCAGTTTACCAGTTTACTATGAGTATGCTTTTAATGCTTTAACTGACGTTAAGACAGAAAATTATGTCTTTTCTGCAGAATATACCTGGAATAATCTTATGGTAGTTGCCGAGTATATGTTGTCAGACCGTGAGTTGACAATCAATACACAGGGGGTATACCCCAATGTGGCCAATTCTTTTAATGAGACCTTTGCTTATTTGGGGCAGACAGAATGGGCAGGCGTATATACACCATCAACACCAATATACAGAAAACCGGCCGGATGGTATGTGGGGGCAACCTACCGCTTTACCGACTGGTTCGAGCTGGGTGGTTACTACTCTGAGAACTATGGAAACAGGAACGATCGTAATGGCGCAATAGCCGTAGCAGACCTGCTTCAACCGCTTGATCCGATATACAGGGCCTATAACAATGATATTTGTCTGACCGCACGTTTTGACATTAACGAGTATTGGGCCATAAAGCTAGAAGGCCACAGGATTGAGGGTGTTGCGGGCCTACCACTTTCAGAAAATACAGGTATGGATAATTCGCATACCTTTAAAAAAGACTGGGAGATGTACGCGGCTAAGGTTACTTACAGCTTCTAGGCCAAAGGCTGCTTTCATTTGAACCCGCACTGCTTGACTTGATGGTCATGCCCGATGCGGGTTCAAAACAATTTTACCCCAAGTCTATGGCCGCTCCTCAATCTTTATCTTCTTCTTTTTAAGTAGGGGCATATTTTCAAGCAATCCCCTCCCTGCTACCTTGTCAACTATGTATATCAGGTTTCCATTGCTTTCAGCATATCTCTGCCCATAGGAAATGGGGACATCCGGGGTTACCTCCCCCAGCAGTGAGCGCGTTATTGATTCTGTCTTTCTTTTTCCGTCTGCTAGTAACACAACTGTTCCGGCCTTGTAGACCAGTTCCGCTCCCATTGATATGGCATAATTGGGGCATTCTTTAACAGAGGAGAAATGCCCATCTATCACAGAATTTTTTATGGTGTTGTTATCAAGTTTCACCAGCATTACAGAGCTTCCCTTGAAGGGGATACCGGATTCATGGAATGCAACGTGACCACGGCCACCAACGCCAATAATCTGGATATCAATGCCACCTGCTTTTTTGATTTTACCCGCATACCCGTCCAGGATCTCTTTTTTTATCCAGGCAAGATATTCCGATCTGG is a genomic window of Desulfatiglans sp. containing:
- a CDS encoding 6-phosphogluconolactonase — encoded protein: MPVKVIITNDFEHMSRIAADTIKKELLKKLKVKKGVVLGLATGNSPTGMYKYLAEAANMGEFDTGRIRSFNLDEYVGLPGENPQQRIMHPESYCFFMIQQFFSLLKKKFIQTSVPFGSLIDQKRLISELKKYPGDWEFKGTDVGKSISIRQKARSEYLAWIKKEILDGYAGKIKKAGGIDIQIIGVGGRGHVAFHESGIPFKGSSVMLVKLDNNTIKNSVIDGHFSSVKECPNYAISMGAELVYKAGTVVLLADGKRKTESITRSLLGEVTPDVPISYGQRYAESNGNLIYIVDKVAGRGLLENMPLLKKKKIKIEERP
- a CDS encoding DUF342 domain-containing protein; translation: GGIVGGDNASITSGGGLNAFFIESAKVYAKGDIHIRDDIRNSSVSSGGAIDATSGKGRIIGGTVTALKYIKANETGSPAGVKTNIIIGVNAEQAERKEKIMQRLEEFRHQKAKIDIILVRFKNKNCNAEIPKEMRFKLDKLVKQRRSIVQMEAKLNEYMVELHKKEIDEAGHPPSLTINRMVFAGTRVTIKGSFMDVETDMPGKTRFFLDRRNQVTFNNN
- a CDS encoding CBS domain-containing protein; its protein translation is MDVKSIKVADLMNREVMIIDKNSSIISAAKQMMAKHVSSLIIMPDDPHDSFGIITRKDVVESFINSGAIEKSILVKAVMSKPCICVHPELSVYNCFQMMLMVGVRRMPVTEGSKLVGIISNTDILENIVRGV